A part of Pararoseomonas sp. SCSIO 73927 genomic DNA contains:
- a CDS encoding cytochrome b/b6 has translation MAEGLHDSDVSNPVLRWVDQRLPIISMVQREYGTFPTPRNFNYFWNFGALAMINLVIMIATGVILSMQYVANTGLAFDSVERIMRDVNYGWLLRYVHSNGASMFFIVVYIHIWRALNYGSYKTPRELLFMLGVIIFILMMATAFLGYVLPWGQMSFWGATVITNLFSALPVVGQHIVTWLWGGFSVDNPTLNRFFSLHFLLPFVITGVVFLHIAALHITGSNNPLGIEPKGPKDTIPFHPYYTIKDSVGIIVYLMVFAILVFFMPNFLGHPDNYIPANPLVTPAHIVPEWYFLPFYAILRAVPNKLGGVAMMGGALVILFVLPWLDSSPVRSMRFRPIARWFFLLWTVNFFVLGWVGGKPAEQPYILIAQICSAYYFAYFLVILPLLAKFEKPLPLPESIAASVLKHRGGGPLPAGATAKPMEKA, from the coding sequence ATGGCCGAGGGCCTTCACGACTCCGACGTCTCGAACCCCGTCCTGCGCTGGGTCGACCAGCGCCTGCCCATCATCTCGATGGTGCAGCGGGAATACGGCACTTTCCCCACGCCCCGGAACTTCAACTACTTCTGGAACTTCGGCGCGCTGGCGATGATCAACCTGGTGATCATGATCGCCACGGGCGTGATCCTGTCCATGCAGTACGTGGCGAACACCGGGCTCGCCTTCGATTCCGTCGAGCGCATCATGCGCGACGTGAACTACGGCTGGCTGCTGCGCTACGTGCACTCCAACGGCGCCTCGATGTTCTTCATCGTGGTCTATATCCACATCTGGCGCGCCCTGAACTACGGCTCCTACAAGACGCCGCGCGAGCTGCTGTTCATGCTCGGCGTCATCATCTTCATTCTGATGATGGCCACCGCCTTCCTCGGCTACGTGCTGCCCTGGGGCCAGATGTCCTTCTGGGGCGCCACCGTCATCACCAACCTCTTCTCGGCGCTACCGGTCGTCGGGCAGCACATCGTCACCTGGCTCTGGGGCGGCTTCTCGGTGGACAACCCCACCCTCAACCGCTTCTTCTCGCTGCACTTCCTGCTGCCCTTCGTGATCACGGGCGTGGTGTTCCTGCACATCGCGGCGCTGCACATCACCGGCTCCAACAACCCTCTGGGCATCGAGCCGAAGGGGCCGAAGGACACGATCCCCTTCCACCCCTACTACACGATCAAGGACAGCGTCGGGATCATCGTCTACCTGATGGTCTTCGCCATCCTCGTCTTCTTCATGCCGAACTTCCTGGGGCACCCCGACAACTACATCCCGGCCAACCCGCTGGTGACACCCGCGCACATCGTGCCGGAATGGTACTTCCTGCCCTTCTACGCGATCCTGCGCGCGGTCCCGAACAAGCTCGGCGGCGTGGCGATGATGGGCGGCGCGCTCGTGATCCTCTTCGTCCTGCCCTGGCTGGACTCCTCGCCCGTGCGCTCCATGCGGTTCCGGCCGATCGCCCGCTGGTTCTTCCTGCTCTGGACCGTGAACTTCTTCGTCCTGGGCTGGGTGGGCGGCAAGCCGGCGGAGCAGCCCTACATCCTCATCGCCCAGATCTGCTCGGCCTACTACTTCGCCTACTTCCTGGTGATCCTGCCGCTGCTGGCGAAGTTCGAGAAGCCGCTGCCCCTGCCCGAGAGCATCGCCGCTTCGGTCCTGAAACACCGCGGCGGGGGTCCACTGCCCGCCGGCGCCACCGCCAAGCCGATGGAGAAGGCGTGA